One part of the Drosophila teissieri strain GT53w chromosome 3R, Prin_Dtei_1.1, whole genome shotgun sequence genome encodes these proteins:
- the LOC122618968 gene encoding uncharacterized protein LOC122618968, translated as MVKIVNQHCDLGLALLLVWTWLTRLVVAAHLVDIPTSSRLAAEREELQLSRQDVGRLSYQSIHRMLRDENEPASFRGELRYQQKRHKRELELNAPANKLNLTHRDLRTFNSTGGQWKGDFQVITAMDLSSNQLENVSLDNFNQLRQLDLCNNSLEVIPLSLVDNNKSLPLVTLDLSCNKFRQISTNFFAQRLPQLKNLNLAHNELLNISRESFYNLLQLQTLVLSHNNISDIDYETFLALPNLQYLDLSHNRLSGSAIRALQGIPDLVSLSIAYNPDVGVAMQEFVASWSLKELDASGTGLCQVPAALAQSVRALKLSDNWLKAINCGDMDSYPLLQYLDLSHSRIAQVEDDALGRLELLESLFLDHNLLMRVPSSLPPSLEHLFLQHNQIMELPPQAFVGLVNLQTLDLSNNRLIFLPPLSLPKLLTLNLQSSGVESVSQSIVHTLPQLRDLLLDDNPIKCSDLLGIAEWASPCRSVDVGQPSGASVSGRVDLKTEYLQFHNFYENFSSRACGTRKPENDTKPPSCSLTRAVAASTTTPRSMSKVKKSKETQEPATSVEVATATAATSEKTDTQATSAAAAATAEQSTAAATTAEKEAIPTATSSDTTAAAMQSAGNSPAQLTTKTLRPTETTSLAQLQRRQQMPGMPAKTTETAAKNLPSLAQTMATTALPILATRDAGTATTEINSDKPTNISGATKTAATSAAEIATTPATPAIEVPQTILAGKKSDKMPADKAQETLLKYPTRDTSGQVATPPHKHATLQLHVKDRHLIGTPLLMHKGDVLLVDAEQLLLPGTATVADADADSASEVLDSSQQHQSAEQEKHQPATDKRQADAINGDTKAPAKSHKKKPSLSIKKMTYTTKHVAKASEDVAATAKTPQHQHSSVNTPRETTPEELSTFAQLKAFVELKSESKPEHLMDQREENHHNLAGNHPGVMLLVACVLFIVLLAGLAHVYRCELPWQRSSRSGQSRPHHQRHLNETDDAHSFLHYQGSVNSNGGDPARLQKWHHSTRREAPYSSPLHNLQARELQQQRCQQFYSSSLADKSSSTSSSSSGSSRSSLHSPSRDDSYYIEMAPSSPPAAHLPSLPMELLGSRSNVLGCRADRVAATDLGGTTEAVPSSAATIKSVSSRLMTPSSRRLNIW; from the exons ATGGTGAAAATCGTGAACCAACACTGTGATCTAGGCCTGGCCCTCCTTCTGGTCTGGACGTGGCTAACAAGGCTGGTGGTGGCGGCCCATCTGGTCGACATCCCCACCTCATCACGCCTGGCCGCCGAAcgggaggagctgcagctatCCCGGCAGGACGTGGGTCGGCTCAGCTACCAGAGTATCCATCGCATGCTGAGGGACGAAAACGAACCGGCCAGCTTTCGGGGGGAATTGCGATACCAACAGAAACGCCACAAAAGGGAGCTGGAGCTTAACGCTCCGGCAAACAAGCTGAATCTCACCCACCGCGACTTAAGGACATTCAATAGCACTGGTGGTCAGTGGAAGGGCGACTTTCAGGTGATCACCGCCATGGATCTGAGCAGCAATCAACTGGAGAACGTCAGCTTGGACAACTTCAATCAACTAAGGCAGCTGGACTTGTGCAATAACTCCCTGGAGGTTATACCCCTGAGCTTGGTCGACAACAATAAGTCACTACCCCTTGTAACGCTCGATCTATCCTGCAACAAATTCAGACAAATTTCCACGAACTTTTTTGCCCAGCGTTTGCCTCAGTTGAAAAATCTCAACTTGGCACACAATGAGTTGCTGAACATTTCGCGGGAATCCTTCTACAATTTGTTGCAGCTACAAACGTTAGTCCTCAGTCACAACAACATCTCGGATATAGACTACGAAACATTTTTGGCGCTACCGAATCTGCAATATCTGGATTTATCCCATAACCGCTTGAGTGGATCCGCAATCCGAGCTCTGCAGGGAATTCCGGATTTGGTCAGCCTTTCAATCGCGTACAATCCAGATGTGGGAGTGGCGATGCAGGAGTTCGTCGCTTCCTGGAGCCTCAAGGAGTTGGATGCCAGTGGCACTGGATTGTGCCAGGTGCCTGCAGCTCTAGCCCAATCCGTGAGGGCTCTCAAGTTGTCCGACAACTGGCTGAAG GCAATTAATTGCGGGGACATGGACAGCTATCCGCTGCTGCAGTACCTGGATCTGTCGCATTCCCGCATTGCCCAAGTGGAGGACGATGCCCTGGGACGACTGGAGCTGCTCGAATCCCTTTTCCTCGACCACAATCTTCTAATGCGAGTGCCCAGCAGCCTGCCGCCATCGCTGGAACACCTATTTCTGCAGCACAATCAGATAATGGAGCTCCCGCCACAGGCTTTTGTGGGATTGGTCAACCTGCAGACTCTGGACTTATCGAACAACCGATTGATCTTTCTGCCCCCGCTTTCGCTGCCCAAATTGCTCACCCTGAATCTGCAATCGTCAGGGGTGGAGAGCGTTAGCCAATCGATAGTGCACACACTGCCACAGTTAAGGGATCTTTTACTAGACGACAACCCCATTAAGTGCAGCGATTTGCTGGGCATTGCCGAATGGGCCAGTCCTTGCAGGTCAGTGGATGTGGGTCAACCGAGTGGGGCAAGTGTGAGTGGGCGGGTGGACTTGAAGACAGAGTATCTGCAGTTCCACAATTTTTACGAAAACTTCAGTAGCCGAGCGTGTGGCACAAGAAAACCGGAAAATGACACAAAGCCGCCTTCTTGCAGCCTGACAAGGGCAGTAGCAGCATCCACAACAACACCCAGAAGTATGTCAAAAGttaaaaagtcaaaagaaacaCAAGAACCAGCAACATCAGTCGAAGTAGcgacggcaacagcagcaacatcagaaAAAACAGACACACAAGCAacatcagctgcagcagcagcgacagcagagcagtcgactgcagcagcaacaacagcggaaaaagaagcaatcccaacagcaacatcgagcgacaccacagcagcagcaatgcaATCAGCTGGCAACAGCCCTGCCCAGTTAACCACAAAAACGTTGCGGCCAACAGAAACAACTTCGTTAGCGCAACTGCAGCGTCGGCAACAAATGCCTGGCATGCCggccaaaacaacagaaacggCAGCAAAGAACCTGCCAAGTTTGGCCcagacaatggcaacaacagcgcTTCCCATTTTGGCAACACGAGATGCCGGCACGGCAACAACAGAAATAAATTCCGACAAGCCAACGAACATTAGCGGTgccacaaaaacagcagcaacatcagctgctgaaatagcaacaacaccagcaacaccagcaattGAAGTGCCACAAACCATTTTGGCCGGCAAAAAATCTGACAAAATGCCAGCCGATAAGGCACAGGAGACTTTATTAAAATACCCAACAAGGGACACATCCGGTCAAGTTGCAACACCGCCGCACAAACATGCAACACTGCAGCTGCACGTTAAGGATCGACATCTAATTGGCACACCGCTGCTGATGCACAAGGGCGATGTCCTCCTGGTGGACGCCGAGCAGTTGTTGCTCCCTGGTACGGCCACCGtggcggatgcggatgcggattcgGCTTCGGAAGTTCTGGACTCGAGCCAACAACATCAGTCAGCGGAGCAGGAAAAGCACCAGCCAGCCACTGATAAGCGACAAGCGGATGCAATAAACGGCGACACAAAGGCGCCGGCGAAAAGCCACAAAAAGAAACCATCGCTGAGCATCAAGAAGATGACCTACACTACCAAACATGTGGCAAAAGCCTCGGAGGACGTGGCAGCCACCGCGAAGACACCGCAGCACCAACATAGCAGCGTGAACACACCCAGGGAGACCACTCCCGAGGAGCTGAGCACCTTTGCCCAGCTAAAAGCCTTCGTAGAGCTCAAGAGCGAATCGAAACCGGAACACCTAATGGACCAGCGGGAGGAAAACCATCACAATCTCGCAGGAAATCATCCCGGGGTTATGCTTCTGGTGGCCTGCGTTTTGTTCATCGTGCTGCTTGCCGGTCTGGCCCACGTCTATCGCTGTGAATTGCCCTGGCAGAGGAGCAGCCGCTCCGGACAATCGCGACCGCATCATCAAAGGCATCTGAATGAAACGGATGATGCGCACAGCTTCCTGCACTATCAGGGATCTGTGAACTCCAATGGGGGAGATCCGGCTCGCCTGCAAAAGTGGCACCACAGCACGCGGCGAGAAGCTCCCTACAGCTCCCCGCTGCACAATCTACAAGCGCGcgagctgcaacagcaacgcTGCCAGCAATTCTACAGCTCCTCGCTGGCGGACAAGAGCTCCTCCACCTCGTCATCCTCGTCGGgaagcagtcgcagcagcctGCACTCGCCCAGCAGAGATGACAGCTACTACATAGAGATGGCGCCCAGTAGTCCACCAGCAGCCCACCTGCCCAGCTTGCCCATGGAACTCTTGGGCAGCAGGAGCAATGTCCTCGGATGCCGGGCGGACCGAGTGGCTGCCACCGATCTGGGCGGTACGACAGAGGCGGTACCTTCTTCGGCGGCGACCATCAAGTCGGTGAGCAGCAGACTGATGACGCCCAGTTCGCGGAGGCTGAACATCTGGTGA